One part of the Nitrosophilus kaiyonis genome encodes these proteins:
- the rpsJ gene encoding 30S ribosomal protein S10, translating to MEKIRLKLRAYDHRVLDRSVAAIVEAVKRTGAEIRGPIPLPTKIRRYTVLRSPHINKDSREQFEIRIHSRLIDIVSATPDTVDSLMKLDLAPEVDVEVRSMGQ from the coding sequence ATGGAAAAGATTAGACTTAAGCTACGCGCTTATGATCACAGGGTTTTAGATAGAAGTGTTGCAGCGATTGTAGAGGCTGTTAAGAGAACAGGTGCAGAGATTCGTGGTCCGATTCCACTACCTACAAAAATAAGAAGATATACAGTTCTTAGATCTCCACACATCAATAAAGATTCAAGAGAACAATTTGAAATTAGAATTCATTCAAGACTTATTGACATAGTGTCGGCGACACCAGATACGGTAGATTCGCTAATGAAGTTAGACTTGGCTCCTGAAGTGGATGTAGAAGTTAGGTCAATGGGTCAATAA
- the rnc gene encoding ribonuclease III: MPQNLKDFEEKLGYRFKNKQLLIEALTHKSYKKPYNNERLEFLGDAVLDLVVGEYLYFKFPNANEGELSKMRASLVNEEGFAKLAKELDLGKYIFISAAEENNNGRNKPSLLSNAFEAVMGAIYLESGLDEVKKITLKLLEKIYPKIDLDSLFKDYKTSLQELTQAKFGTTPEYKLVSSYGPDHKKEFEVAVLLHGEELSVAKGKSKKAAQQEAAKKALEILKKRD, translated from the coding sequence ATGCCACAAAATTTAAAAGATTTTGAAGAGAAACTTGGATATAGATTTAAAAATAAGCAGCTATTAATAGAAGCTTTAACCCACAAAAGCTATAAAAAGCCTTATAATAATGAAAGACTTGAATTTTTAGGCGATGCAGTATTAGACCTTGTAGTTGGAGAATATCTTTATTTTAAATTTCCAAATGCAAATGAGGGAGAGCTTTCTAAAATGAGAGCCTCTTTAGTTAATGAAGAAGGGTTTGCTAAGCTTGCTAAAGAGCTGGATTTAGGAAAATATATCTTTATTTCAGCTGCAGAAGAGAATAATAATGGTAGAAATAAGCCATCTTTATTATCAAATGCTTTTGAAGCTGTTATGGGTGCTATATATCTTGAGAGTGGTTTAGATGAGGTAAAAAAGATTACATTAAAACTTCTTGAAAAGATTTATCCAAAAATTGATCTTGACTCTTTGTTTAAAGATTATAAAACTTCATTGCAAGAATTAACGCAAGCAAAATTTGGAACAACTCCTGAATATAAACTTGTTAGCTCTTATGGACCTGATCATAAAAAAGAGTTTGAAGTTGCAGTTTTATTACATGGTGAAGAGCTATCTGTAGCAAAAGGAAAAAGTAAAAAAGCTGCCCAGCAAGAAGCAGCTAAAAAAGCACTTGAAATTTTGAAGAAAAGAGATTAG
- a CDS encoding AAA family ATPase has protein sequence MEQLEFLFEKKIKKLPYIERKIKLSDNKNYIITGVKFCGKSFLIKDYIYRSNKNYLYIDLNDFRIDLNSLQQNLQKFINDNNIKLVVLENLKDKNFKIPKAEQIIISSQENIDINGFEKIKLNLLDFEEYIAFDRATDIKTVFNNFLKNGTFPEISNILEYKKEERFFEILHLTFSNDELMIFKELSQFQGHKTSAYHIFTKLKSKMKISKDRFYEKFENLQNRYFYLIQKYKHPAAAKKIYLYDFAIKNYLSLSKEFPKIFENMVFLELYKKIEDIFYYDQIDFYIPSKNEAIFSIPFGNEVTIEKKVIKAYKYLKELDVQKIKVVSVTNSFSFYEKDIKVDVVPFYEWALSEFE, from the coding sequence ATGGAGCAATTAGAGTTTCTTTTTGAGAAAAAAATTAAAAAATTACCATATATAGAGAGAAAAATCAAACTATCTGATAATAAAAATTATATTATTACAGGTGTAAAATTTTGTGGAAAAAGTTTTTTAATCAAAGATTATATTTATAGATCTAATAAAAACTATTTATATATTGATTTAAATGATTTTAGAATAGATTTAAATTCTCTACAACAAAATCTTCAAAAATTTATAAATGATAATAATATTAAATTAGTTGTATTAGAAAATTTGAAAGATAAAAATTTTAAAATACCAAAAGCTGAACAGATAATTATTTCATCACAAGAAAATATTGATATAAATGGTTTTGAAAAGATAAAATTAAATCTTTTAGATTTTGAAGAGTATATTGCTTTTGATAGAGCTACAGATATAAAAACTGTATTTAATAATTTTTTGAAAAATGGAACTTTTCCCGAAATTTCAAATATATTAGAATATAAAAAAGAGGAAAGATTTTTTGAAATTTTACACTTAACATTTTCAAATGATGAATTGATGATATTTAAAGAACTCTCACAATTTCAGGGACACAAAACAAGTGCATACCATATTTTTACAAAGTTAAAATCAAAAATGAAGATTTCTAAAGATAGATTTTATGAAAAATTTGAAAATCTACAAAACAGATATTTTTATTTGATACAAAAATATAAACATCCAGCAGCAGCAAAAAAGATTTATCTATACGATTTTGCAATCAAAAATTATCTTAGTTTATCAAAAGAGTTTCCAAAAATTTTCGAAAATATGGTTTTTTTAGAGCTATATAAAAAAATTGAGGATATATTTTATTATGATCAGATAGATTTTTATATTCCTTCAAAAAATGAGGCAATTTTTTCTATTCCCTTTGGAAATGAAGTAACAATAGAAAAAAAAGTAATCAAAGCTTACAAATATCTAAAAGAACTGGATGTGCAAAAAATAAAAGTTGTATCAGTAACAAATAGTTTCTCTTTTTATGAAAAAGATATAAAAGTTGATGTTGTACCTTTTTATGAATGGGCATTAAGTGAATTTGAATAA
- the rnhA gene encoding ribonuclease HI has translation MKKIYLFSDGSSLGNPGPGGYCAILRYKNHEKIIKGGEKETTNNRMELKAVIEALKQLKEPCEIELYSDSNYVVKAINEWLDSWIKKDFKNVKNVDLWKEFLKYSKPHKIKAYWVKGHSGHTENEICDKIAREIAAKYKS, from the coding sequence ATGAAGAAAATATATCTATTTAGTGATGGCTCCTCTTTAGGAAATCCTGGTCCTGGAGGATATTGTGCAATATTAAGATATAAAAATCATGAAAAAATCATAAAAGGAGGAGAGAAAGAGACAACAAACAATAGGATGGAGCTAAAAGCAGTTATTGAAGCTTTAAAGCAGCTAAAAGAGCCTTGTGAAATAGAGCTTTATAGTGATTCAAATTATGTTGTTAAAGCAATTAATGAGTGGCTTGATAGTTGGATAAAAAAAGATTTTAAAAATGTTAAAAATGTTGATTTGTGGAAAGAGTTTTTAAAATATAGTAAACCCCATAAAATCAAAGCATATTGGGTAAAAGGACATAGTGGTCATACAGAGAATGAAATATGTGATAAAATTGCAAGAGAGATTGCAGCAAAATATAAAAGTTAG
- a CDS encoding ribonuclease HII gives MIICGIDEAGRGPLAGPLVVAGVILNNDIDNLNDSKKITPKKREELFEKIKKSSKYKIVIIENQEIDSFGLSACINKALKEIISSLKAHKYIFDGNSKFGVEKVEPIIKADSKIKEVMAASILAKVTRDKIMCDLEKKYPNFKFCKHKGYGTKEHIDEIKKYGLTSVHRKSFKPKSLQPTLF, from the coding sequence ATGATTATCTGTGGTATAGATGAAGCTGGACGTGGACCACTTGCTGGACCTTTAGTTGTTGCTGGTGTAATTTTGAACAATGATATAGATAATTTAAATGATTCAAAAAAAATCACTCCAAAAAAAAGAGAAGAGCTTTTTGAAAAGATAAAAAAATCTTCCAAATATAAAATCGTAATAATTGAAAATCAAGAGATTGATTCCTTTGGACTTTCAGCATGCATTAATAAGGCTTTAAAAGAGATTATATCTTCATTAAAAGCTCATAAATATATATTCGATGGAAACTCAAAATTTGGTGTAGAAAAAGTTGAACCAATAATAAAAGCAGATTCTAAAATAAAAGAGGTTATGGCAGCTTCAATCTTAGCCAAAGTTACTAGAGATAAAATAATGTGTGATTTAGAAAAAAAATATCCAAATTTTAAATTTTGCAAACATAAAGGGTATGGAACAAAAGAGCATATAGACGAGATAAAAAAGTATGGATTAACAAGCGTTCATAGAAAAAGCTTTAAGCCAAAATCTCTTCAACCCACACTTTTTTAA
- the aroC gene encoding chorismate synthase, whose product MNSFGIRFRFTTFGESHGKAIGCVVDGVPAGLNIDEDFIQSELDRRRPGKNEFATQRKEEDKVEILSGVFEGKSTGSPIAMVIFNKNQKSKDYSNIKDIFRPGHADFTYWHKYGIRDYRGGGRSSARETAARVAAGAIAKLILKEIGVEIEAGIFEIAGIKAKKLDFEYAKKSEIYALDKDVEEEQKRAIIEAKKEHDSVGGAVFVRAKNVPIGLGEPIYYKLDAVLAEAMMSINAAKAVEIGLGIESSRIKGSQNNDQINKNGFLSNNAGGILGGISNGEPIELKVYFKPTPSIFKKQKTIDIYGNEVEFELKGRHDPCVAIRGSVVCEAMMALVLVDMLLLNTTSKLENIKKIYL is encoded by the coding sequence ATGAATAGTTTTGGTATTCGTTTTAGATTTACAACTTTTGGAGAATCACACGGCAAGGCAATTGGATGTGTTGTTGATGGAGTTCCTGCAGGGCTTAATATAGATGAAGATTTTATCCAAAGTGAGCTTGATAGAAGAAGACCTGGAAAGAATGAGTTTGCAACCCAAAGAAAAGAAGAAGACAAAGTTGAAATTTTAAGTGGAGTTTTTGAAGGAAAATCTACAGGTTCTCCGATTGCTATGGTTATTTTCAATAAAAACCAAAAAAGCAAAGATTACTCAAATATAAAAGATATTTTTAGACCAGGTCATGCAGATTTTACATATTGGCATAAATATGGCATCAGAGATTATAGGGGTGGAGGAAGAAGCAGTGCAAGAGAGACAGCTGCAAGAGTAGCTGCTGGTGCTATTGCAAAGCTTATTTTAAAAGAGATTGGTGTTGAGATTGAAGCTGGTATTTTTGAGATTGCTGGAATAAAAGCAAAAAAACTCGATTTTGAGTATGCAAAAAAAAGTGAAATATATGCACTTGATAAAGATGTTGAAGAGGAGCAAAAAAGAGCTATAATTGAAGCGAAAAAAGAGCATGATAGTGTTGGTGGAGCAGTTTTTGTAAGAGCAAAAAATGTCCCAATTGGCCTTGGCGAGCCAATCTATTATAAACTTGATGCAGTCTTAGCTGAAGCAATGATGAGTATTAATGCAGCAAAAGCTGTAGAGATTGGATTAGGAATTGAGAGTTCAAGGATAAAAGGCAGTCAAAACAATGATCAAATAAACAAAAATGGTTTTTTAAGCAATAATGCTGGAGGAATTCTAGGTGGTATTAGTAATGGAGAGCCAATTGAGTTAAAAGTATATTTTAAGCCAACTCCATCCATATTTAAAAAACAAAAAACAATAGATATTTATGGAAATGAAGTTGAATTTGAACTAAAAGGAAGACATGATCCTTGTGTTGCGATTAGAGGAAGTGTTGTGTGTGAGGCTATGATGGCTTTGGTTTTGGTAGATATGCTTTTATTAAATACCACTTCAAAACTTGAAAATATAAAAAAAATATATCTTTAA